From a single Mus musculus strain C57BL/6J chromosome 12, GRCm38.p6 C57BL/6J genomic region:
- the Nfkbia gene encoding NF-kappa-B inhibitor alpha has product MFQPAGHGQDWAMEGPRDGLKKERLVDDRHDSGLDSMKDEEYEQMVKELREIRLQPQEAPLAAEPWKQQLTEDGDSFLHLAIIHEEKPLTMEVIGQVKGDLAFLNFQNNLQQTPLHLAVITNQPGIAEALLKAGCDPELRDFRGNTPLHLACEQGCLASVAVLTQTCTPQHLHSVLQATNYNGHTCLHLASIHGYLAIVEHLVTLGADVNAQEPCNGRTALHLAVDLQNPDLVSLLLKCGADVNRVTYQGYSPYQLTWGRPSTRIQQQLGQLTLENLQMLPESEDEESYDTESEFTEDELPYDDCVFGGQRLTL; this is encoded by the exons ATGTTTCAGCCAGCTGGGCACGGCCAGGACTGGGCCATGGAGGGCCCGCGGGATGGCCTCAAGAAGGAGCGCTTGGTGGACGATCGCCACGACAGCGGCCTGGACTCCATGAAGGACGAGGAGTACGAGCAAATGGTGAAGGAGCTGCGGGAGATCCGCCTGCAGCCGCAGGAGGCGCCGCTGGCCGCCGAGCCCTGGAAGCAGCAGCTCACGGAGGACGGAGACTC GTTCCTGCACTTGGCAATCATCCACGAAGAGAAGCCGCTGACCATGGAAGTCATTGGTCAGGTGAAGGGAGACCTGGCCTTCCTCAACTTCCAGAACAACCTGCAGCAG ACTCCACTCCACTTGGCTGTGATCACCAACCAGCCAGGAATTGCTGAGGCACTTCTGAAAGCTGGCTGTGATCCTGAGCTCCGAGACTTTCGAGGAAATACCCCTCTACATCTTGCCTGTGAGCAGGGCTGCCTGGCCAGTGTAGCAGTCTTGACGCAGACCTGCACACCCCAGCATCTCCACTCCGTCCTGCAGGCCACCAACTACAATG gCCACACGTGTCTGCACCTAGCCTCTATCCACGGCTACCTGGCCATCGTGGAGCACTTGGTGACTTTGGGTGCTGATGTCAACGCTCAG GAGCCCTGCAATGGCCGGACAGCCCTCCACCTTGCGGTGGACCTGCAGAATCCTGACCTGGTTTCGCTCTTGTTGAAATGTGGGGCTGATGTCAACAGGGTAACCTACCAAGGCTACTCCCCCTACCAGCTTACCTGGGGCCGCCCAAGTACCCGGATACAGCAGCAGCTGGGCCAGCTGACCCTGGAAAATCTCCAGATGCTACCCGAGAGCGAGGATGAGGAGAGCTATGACACGGAGTCAGAATTCACAGAGGATGAG CTGCCCTATGATGACTGTGTGTTTGGAGGCCAGCGTCTGACATTATAA